In a genomic window of Dyadobacter fermentans DSM 18053:
- a CDS encoding 3-keto-disaccharide hydrolase, producing the protein MYRSIIKSLTAAALTLCISTFASAQSEKEEKLPSPKVTEDWSVKPPLVTPGDTYAQAPSDAIVLYSGTPDITKWEHPDASPVKWKPEGDALTIVPKATDIRTKQKFGNIQLHLEWRTPDPSEDKDFNRGNSGVLIMGLYELQIYESWNYNTRIYYNGQAGSVYKQHAPLVNAARKPQTWQTYDVIFEAPVFRADKSVEKPAYMTVFHNNVLILNHVELKGPMVYQGYPKYKFHDAKLPLQLQEHGSRVSFRNIWVREL; encoded by the coding sequence ATGTATCGAAGCATCATAAAGTCGCTGACAGCCGCCGCCCTCACATTGTGCATCAGCACATTCGCCTCGGCCCAATCGGAAAAAGAAGAAAAATTACCCTCGCCAAAAGTCACCGAAGACTGGTCCGTAAAACCGCCGCTCGTCACGCCCGGCGACACCTACGCCCAGGCACCATCGGACGCCATCGTCCTGTATAGCGGCACCCCGGACATCACCAAATGGGAACATCCTGACGCCTCGCCTGTGAAATGGAAACCCGAAGGCGATGCACTTACCATCGTGCCCAAAGCCACCGACATCCGCACCAAACAAAAGTTCGGCAACATCCAGCTCCACCTCGAATGGCGCACGCCCGACCCATCCGAGGACAAGGACTTCAACCGCGGCAACAGCGGCGTCCTCATCATGGGCCTCTACGAATTGCAGATCTACGAATCCTGGAACTACAACACGCGCATCTATTACAACGGCCAGGCCGGGAGCGTGTACAAACAACACGCCCCGCTAGTCAACGCCGCCCGGAAACCCCAAACCTGGCAGACCTACGACGTTATCTTCGAAGCACCTGTGTTCCGCGCCGACAAGTCAGTAGAAAAACCCGCCTACATGACCGTTTTCCATAATAATGTATTGATTTTAAACCATGTAGAATTGAAGGGACCGATGGTGTATCAGGGGTATCCGAAGTACAAATTCCATGATGCTAAACTGCCATTGCAGTTGCAGGAGCATGGCAGTAGGGTGAGTTTTAGGAATATTTGGGTGAGGGAGTTATGA
- a CDS encoding DeoR/GlpR family DNA-binding transcription regulator, with protein MLANQRREKILELLKEDGSAKVIDLAKLFKVTEVTIRQDLDKLEKDGLVIKEHGGAFLKNVEDQVRNFSLANQENLDKKELIAAKCLEFISNGDTIILDSGSTTTEIAKKLRGSNKHLTVITNALNIALILGAETGIEVIMTGGEFKPPTLSLTGQKAADFFKGLNVQKLFLATAGLSLKAGLTYPSIADLVVKKAMIDAADTTYLVADSTKVGKSAFASLGALSLIDYIITDAGIEEKHQQLFHDNEIELIIAE; from the coding sequence ATGCTGGCAAATCAGAGACGAGAAAAAATACTTGAACTATTAAAAGAAGACGGCTCGGCGAAGGTGATCGACCTGGCCAAGCTCTTTAAAGTGACCGAGGTGACCATCCGGCAGGACCTGGACAAACTCGAAAAAGATGGTTTGGTGATCAAGGAGCACGGCGGGGCGTTTTTAAAGAATGTGGAAGACCAGGTACGCAACTTTTCGCTCGCCAACCAGGAGAACCTCGATAAAAAGGAGTTGATCGCCGCCAAATGCCTGGAATTTATTTCCAATGGCGACACGATCATCCTCGATTCGGGATCGACCACGACGGAAATTGCGAAGAAGCTGCGCGGCAGCAACAAGCACCTGACGGTAATCACCAATGCGCTCAACATCGCATTGATCCTCGGCGCCGAAACGGGCATCGAAGTAATCATGACCGGGGGCGAGTTTAAGCCGCCTACCTTGTCGCTGACAGGCCAGAAGGCCGCCGACTTTTTCAAAGGTCTGAATGTGCAGAAGCTCTTTCTCGCCACGGCGGGTTTATCGCTGAAAGCGGGGCTTACTTATCCGAGTATCGCGGATTTGGTAGTGAAAAAGGCCATGATTGACGCCGCGGACACGACTTACCTCGTGGCTGATTCAACGAAAGTAGGCAAAAGCGCATTCGCAAGCCTCGGGGCGCTGTCGCTGATCGATTACATCATCACCGACGCCGGCATCGAGGAAAAGCATCAGCAGCTTTTTCATGATAATGAGATTGAGTTGATTATTGCGGAGTGA
- a CDS encoding type II toxin-antitoxin system HigB family toxin yields MFCSNNREFAHPLDRWYDQALKANWASFSDVKQTCNSVDSIGNALFVFNIGGNKCRLIARILFKKRTLYIRFIGTHKEYDKVNLSKL; encoded by the coding sequence ATGTTTTGTTCAAATAATCGGGAGTTCGCACATCCATTGGATAGATGGTATGACCAGGCTTTAAAGGCAAATTGGGCCAGTTTTTCGGATGTTAAGCAAACCTGCAACTCTGTTGACTCTATCGGGAATGCGCTTTTTGTTTTTAACATCGGCGGCAACAAATGCAGGCTTATCGCGCGAATTCTATTCAAGAAACGGACGCTTTATATCCGCTTCATTGGTACACATAAAGAATACGATAAAGTAAATTTGTCTAAACTTTAA
- a CDS encoding helix-turn-helix domain-containing protein, translating into MEAIKSEKEYEDALEEVNTLMKKGDDLISDEEADRVEELALAIQAYEDVHYPFPMPKSIPELVESKRFELNLSIAGLAELLGLGKTKLSKILRGQRDPDIPFLKAVYHKLGIDPGVLLDNA; encoded by the coding sequence ATGGAAGCCATAAAATCAGAAAAAGAGTACGAAGACGCGCTTGAAGAGGTAAACACTTTAATGAAAAAAGGCGACGATCTTATTTCAGACGAAGAAGCGGACCGGGTGGAGGAACTCGCTTTGGCAATCCAAGCATATGAAGACGTTCACTACCCCTTCCCAATGCCCAAATCAATCCCGGAATTGGTGGAGAGCAAACGTTTTGAACTTAATCTTTCAATAGCCGGTCTTGCGGAATTGCTAGGACTAGGCAAGACAAAGCTCTCCAAGATCCTGCGCGGTCAACGCGATCCGGACATACCGTTCCTCAAAGCAGTCTACCACAAACTAGGCATCGATCCCGGCGTTTTGCTGGACAATGCATAG